The DNA sequence ATCTTATGGTCCTCCTTCGCGCCGCGCTTGCGGGGCGCCGCAACGATCGCGGGCTTGACGGGCATGCTCTCGTTCGCGGTGTTCGTGCTGGCATTGGAGCCGACCAACGCCATGTTGCTGAAGGTGGCCTGGGTGGATGTGCTGGCGGCGGTGATGCTTGGATCCGCCTACGTACTGCATTGGCGTTCGGGATCGCGTAGCCGTATAGGCGGGTAATGCGGTGAGGCGCTAACCGCGACCGCCGCCGCGCCGTGGGATCACTCGGTGCTCCGGCAAAGTCCCTATGGGAGTCCGACGACGTGCTTGCCATAAGCTTGCAAAGCTGTTGGGCACACGTCCCAACTTCGGGCGAGCGCGTGGCGATCTGCAGCGCGCAATCCAGAGAATGCGCCCTGGGCATCGGGCGCGGCGGCGGCGCACGCCGATACTGACGACTGATCCCCAATGGGTAACAGGTGACGGTCATGCAGTGCTTGGTGACGTCTCGACGCCTCGTCGTGTCGGCGATGGTGCTCGGTGGTGGGCTGATAGGCAGCGCGCCCACGTGGAGCCAGACGGCCCTCGATGAGTGGTTCACCCAGGCCATGAGCACCCTGGTGCTCAATCACCGCTTCGAGTTCGTCGATGACGAAGCCAACGACCTCGACAGCGCCAGCGCCTCCACCCTGCGGGCTTTCCTCGGCTACTCGACGGCCGAGCGCGCCGGCTTCTCCGTCCACGTGGGCCTCGAGGGGGTGCTGCACGTCGGCCTCGACGACTTCAACGTGCCCGGGGAGACATCGGAAGGCTTCGATGTGGTCGCCGATCCCGAGGGCATCGAGTTCGACGAAGCCTACTTCGCCTACAAGGGCCTCCCCGACACTACTTTGAAGGTGGGGCGCCAGTACGTGAGTTTCCGCAAGGCTCCCCACCACCGCTTCGTGGGCCCCGTGCCCTGGCGCCAGAACTGGCAGTCGATGGACGCCGTGCGCCTGGTGAACAAGTCCATCGCCGATCTCACGGTCGACTACGTGTACGTGCACAACGTCAGTCGCATCTTCGGCGAGAACAACGACAACGAGGCCTTGGCTAACTCCCCGATGAACAGCCACCTCCTGAACGTGAAGTACGGCGGCCTGCGCTTCGGTGAGATCGAGGGCTTCTACTACCGCCTCGATTACGACAACGACGCCCTGCCGGCGCCCTTCACCGATCGCGGCACCCTGGGCGTGAAGTTCCAGGGCGGCGCCCAGCTATCCGAGCGGATGAAGTTCCTGTACCTGGCGGAGATCTCGCAGCAGTCCGCCTTCGGCGACAATCCGTCCGCCTTCGATTCGGCGGATCAGTACCGCGTCGAGGCGGGCCTGAAGTTCGGCACAGGCTTCACGGCCAAGCTGGCCTACGAGGTGCTCGAGAGCAGCAACGGCGTGTCCTTCTCCACGCCCCTGGCTACCGTGCACGCCTTCCAGGGGTGGGCCGACCGCTTCATCGGCTTCCCGGGTGGCGGGGTGGAAGACCTCTACGTCGTGGGGCTGTCGACCCTGCCGGGCAGCATCAAGATGATGACGACCTTCCACAACTATCAGTCCGCTGCGGATGGCATCGACTACGGCTCCGAGTTCAACATCCAGTTCACCAAGAAGATCCAGCGCTTCACGCTGCAGCTCAAGCACGCCAGCTACTTCGGTGACGATGATCCGGCTGCCGGCGCCCTGGCCTTCGACAAGACCATCACCTGGTTCACCACCCGCTGGGCCATGTAGCGAGTCTTCCTCGCGCGGGATGGGATGGCGATCTCCGCCTAGCTGTGCTGGCGTGATCGCCTCGCCTTGGGTCATGCTGCGCGCATATGCACAAGGAGCTGTGTGATGCGCCCCATCCCCCTACTGGCCCTGGCCTGCCTGCTGCTGCTGGCGCCAATCCTCTTCGGCCCCAGTGCCGAGGCTTCCACCGCCTATCCACCCCTGCCACGCTCGCTCGATCAGGAGCAGCGCCTGCAAGACAACCTCGATGCTGCGCGCAGCGCCTACGAGGGCGACCCGAGCGAGATCAACACGATCTGGCTGGGGCGACGCCTCGCCTACCTCAATCGCTACGCGGAGGCGATAGACGTCTTCACCCAGGGCCTGGCCCAGTATCCCGAGTCCTACCGCCTCCTGCGCCACCGCGGGCATCGCTACATCAGTACCCGGCAGTTCGACCTCGCCCTCGCGGACTTCGAAGCCGCCTACGCGTTGAGCCCTAAGGGGGTGACCGAGATCGAGCCCGACGGCATCCCGAACCGCCTCAACAAGCCGCTCTCCAACACCCAGTTCAACATCCTCTACCACTGGGGCCTGGCGCACTATCTGCGCGGCGACTTCGAGCGCGCCGCCGAGCGCTACCGCGAGTGCCTGGACTACTCGCCGAACGACGACCTGCAGGTGGCGACGCTCGATTGGCTCTGGATGTCTTTGCAGCGCCTCGGCACCGAGGGGGCGCGGACGGAGGCTACCGGGTTGTTGATGCTCATCAATGCCGATATGCAGATCATCGAGAACGATGCCTATCTGAAACGTTTGCTCCTTTACAAGGGCCAGCTGACCGAAGACGAGCTGCTGCGCACTGACGCGGCGGATGCGAGCCTGGCCCTCGCCACCCAGGGCTACGGGGTGGCCAACTGGTACTTCCTCAACGGCCGCTGGGGCGAGGCACGGGCCATGCTGGCGCGCGTGGTCGCGACGGGGAACTGGCCGGCCTTCGGCTACATCGCTGCCGAGGCGGATCGGGCCCGGGGCGTGCCCGATCTAGCGGCGGCCTCCGCGGTGCTCGATGCCCTGCACACGGCGGCGTCCGAGGCCGATTGGGATCGGTACTTCTCCCTGTACCACCCCGCCGCCCGGTTCCTCGGCACGGATGCCACGGAGGATTGGGACATACCCACCTTCCGCGCGTACGCGAGCGCCACCGACGGGTGGACCTACACCCTGCGCGATCGCGCGCTCTACCGGCCCGTGGAGGACGTCGTCATGTTCCACGAGCTTCTCGACAACGCGAAGTACGGGACGAGCCGGGGATCGGGCGCCCTGGTGTGGGCGGAGGGGCGATTGCTGATCACCCAGTACCACCTGACCTTCCCGATCCCGAACGACCTGGCGGATGCCTTCACCGAGGAGATTCGCGCGTACGAAGCGGCCCCGTCCCCTCGCTAGGGGCTACTGCCCGAGAAACAGGAAGTCGCGTCCGGAACCCGCCGCGCCGAAGTTGCGCGTGGCGCAGAAGTACACGTCGAGCAGACCATCGCCGTCGAAGTCAGCGGCCTCGAGGTGAACCATGTTGCCTGCCACGGTGCCGATCAGGGTCTCGGTCTGTTCCGTGAACACCCCCGCGCCGTCGTTGGCGAAGGCGCGTACGGTGCCGAGGCCCGTGGCGCCCAAGTTCTCCGCCGTCACGATATCCAGGTCGCCGTCACGGTCGATGTCGATGGTGAGCACGCCGTAGGTGTTCGACAAGGTCGCCTGCGGCCACCTCGCTGCGGTCTCGTCCGTGAAGATGCCGTTGCCGTCGTTGATCAGCAATGAGTCGGCCAGCGGGCGGTTGGAATCACCGATGGTGGCGTTGGCGACCAGGGCGTCGAGGTCGCCGTCGCCGTCCAGGTCTGCCAATTGGATGTCGAAGGTGGAGTCGACGATGGCTGGCAGGTTGGTCGCGGTCACGTCGGTGAATACGCCGAGCCCGTTGTTGAGCCACAGGCGGTTCTGCAGCGCTTGGCCCTCGCTGGCGCTGCCGCGGTAGGCGAGGAAGATATCGTCGAAGCCATCGCCGTTCACATCGCCCACCCCGGAGTCCTCGGTGATGTCCGGGTCGTTGCCGGGCAGGTTGCCGGCGGGCGCTTCGTTGAAGGTGCCCATGCCGTCGTTGAGGAGCAGGTCGCTCACGCCGAAGTTGGAGAAGAAGAGATCGAGGTCGTTGTCCGTGTCGAAGTCGCGGGCGACGACGAAGGCCGAGAGGCCCGCCACCGGCAGGCCTTGGGGCGCTAGCTCGAAGTTCGGCCCGGAGCCCGTGTTCAGGTAGTACTCGTGCATGTCGCCCGGGTTGCTGTTGACGTTGGCGACCACCACGTCGAGGTCGCCATCCATGTCGAAGTCGCCCACAGCCACGTGCTCGGAGATGCCGAGGTTCGGCGGGAGCGTGTCCGGGTCGGTGAAGCTCGCGTTGCCATCGTTGACGAACAGCCGGTTGCGCGCGCCGCTCAAGGAGAACGCGGCGATGAAGAGGTCGAGATCGCCATCGCCTTCGGCGTCGAAGGCGCGCGCATCGAAGCAGTCGTTGTTGCGCGCATCGGGCAGCATAGTCGTGCCGTCGGTGAAGAATGCCGAAGGCACCGGGTCCGTGACCTCGGGCGGTGGGTCGGGCGTGGGCTCAGGGTCGGGCGTGGGTGCGGGCGCGAGGGTGGTGCTGCCGCCACCGCAGCCGTGGAGCATGAGCAGGGCGAGGAGCGAGATGGCGTACTTCATGGGGTAGAGCCTTTCCCGGTGGACGGGCCTTTCGTTGTATTTGTGCAACCTGCGGGGGATTGTTGGCTCAGTGGTGTTCGAATAGCAACAGTCAGTGAGTCCTGATTGCTCGCCGTACGCTGAAAACTTAGCCCATGAAGATAAATTTGTTGCAAGGCAGCGACATGATGTTGAGCTCTGGCACTCATGCTCTCTCCTGCGGTGGCGACGGGCGAAGCGGGGTAGGCGTCGACAGCCCTCGAGGGCAATCTGTGAAATGCCCCAGGCCGGCTCCGCGCCGGTGAGGGCCATTCGTTAGCTGCCCCCTTTTGAATTGAGGATCCCCAATGCAATCGCTGACGCCTTACCTGCAGGTCACCGATACCGATGAGGCCATCGCCTGGTACGTGAGGGTGTTCGGCGCGCAGGAGCCCCGTTCGCGCCTGGTGGCGCCTGGTGGCGCCTGACGGCACGTGCATGAATGCTGAGATCGATATCCACGGTGCGCGTGTGATGCTCGCCGATGAGATGCCGGGCGCAGGCTCGGGCAGTCCGTCACGACTGGGGGCGACCAGCGTGGTGCTCAACCTTCACGTGCCCGACGCGGACGCGGTGTTCGCCAAGGCGCTCGCGGCCGGAGCGGAAGAGGTGTTTCCGTTGGCCGATCAGTTTTACGGCGATCGAGCAGGCCGCATTCGTGACCCCTTCGGTCACCATTGGATCATCGCGACGCGGCTTCGTGAGGTGCCAGATGAGGAGATGGTGGCGGCCTTCGACGCGCTGTTCGCTGGGAGCTAGCGGTTCCGTAAGCTCATCGGGGCGTCTCAGGCGCTCCCGCCGGGGCGGCGACCGGGTCCGACGCTAAGCGCCCGTGCTGGCGCAGGATGTCCTGCAGGCGGTCGTGATCGATCGCCTCTACCGTGACATCGTCGACGCCCACCATGGTCTCGGCCGCGATCAAGGCGTTCACGATGGCTTCCTCCGTGGCTTGGATCACCCCTTCGTAAAGATAGTCGATCGTGTAGTCGGCGTACTCACTCAAGGCGTACAGCGTGCGCACCTCGCCCTCCTGCGGGGGCGTATCGTTGGCTGTCGAGAAGGCCACGAAGATCTCACCGGAGCCCACTTCGCCAACACCGCCTGTGCGTCCGATCCCCAGCGCCGGACGTTGCGCCATGCGCGCGAGTTGAACGGGCAGCAGCGGCGCGTCCGTCGCCACCACGACGAGGATGGAGCTGCCCTTGGCGTCCGGTGCCGCGAAGTGATTCGTCGTGTCCGGTTTGAGCACCTGACCGACCGGCACGCCGGCGATCGTCAGCCGCCAGGGCAGGCCGTGGTTCGCCTGCACCAGCACGCCTACCGTGTAGGGCCCGACCTTGCGCGAGCTGGTACCCGTGCCGGCCTTGAAGCCGTGGGAGATCATGCCCGTGCCGCCGCCGACGTTGCCTTCGGCGACGGGGCCGTTGCGGGCGCCGTCGAGGGCGGCGTACACGTGCGCCTGCTTGATGTGCCTGCCTAACATATCGTTGAGGTCGCCGTCCCAGGTTTCCGCGACCACGGGGAGGTAGGTCATGCCTTCGGGGTTGCGCTCGTGCATCCACTGGATCGCCGCGGCATGCACGTCGCCCACGCTCACCGTGTTAGTGAGGAGGACCGGACCCCAGATCGTGCCGTAGTGCTCGATCCATTGGGTGCCGGTCATCTCGCCGTTGCCGTTCATGTTGAAGTAGCCGGCGAAGACGCCCTGCTTGGCGTCGCGCCCACGCGGCAGGATGGCGGTGACGCCCGTGCGCACGGGGCCTTCGCCGATGACGAGGGGGCCTGCGCCTTCGATGAGCGTGATGTAGCCGACCTCCACGCCTGCGACATCCGTGATGGCGTTGTAGGGGCCGGGCGTGCCGTCGAAGGGGATGCCGAGATCGCGGGCACGGACGGGCTCAGCGTGGATGACGGGGGCGACGAGCATGGCGGCCGCCAGGGCGCCGAGGGCCCACGCATGGGCATTGCGGCGCTGGGGGTGGGCTTGCAATCGCATGACGCTCCCTCGTTGGAGTGACCTGGGCGGGGTGGAATCCACCCTACGGAGCCAACGTGGGTCTATCAAGCTAATCCAGCACCACGCCTTCCGTCTCAGGCAGCAGCGCCGCCGCGGCGAAGGTCGCTGCCAGGAACACGGTGATGAAGGACACGGTCTGCAGGAAGCCCGTATTCGCTAGTACCGCGCCGATCACCACCGGCGCGAGGGCGTTGGCCACGCGCTGGGTAGTCACGCCCCAGGCCGTGCCCGCGCCGCGACGTCGCGTGTCGTAGAGTTCGGCGAGCCAGGTGTTCCACACGCCCCAGCCCCCCAGGCTGAAGAACGACAGCAGGAAATTCCATAGGTAGAGCTGGGTGAGGGACTGGGCGTTAGCGAAGGCAAAGCCTGCTGCAGCGGCGCCCGCCACGAACACCAGCATCACCTTCTTGCGCCCGAAGCGACCGGTCAGGTAGCTCGCCGTGACGTAACCCGGGAACATGAAGACGGCGGAGAGTGCCATGAAGCCGAGTCCCTGGGGCGTCGACAGGCCTCGCTCGCTAAGCAGCGCGGGCATCCACGAGGCGAGGCCCCAGTAACCCCAGGCGAAGCAGAAGTTGATCATGCTCTGAATCGCGGTGATGCGGATGATCGGGCCCTCGAAGATGCTGGCGAAGGTGATCGCTTGCGGCTTGTCACCGCCTGGCGCGAGCACGCTCGTGCCCGTCACGCCGGGCTGCAGTCGATCGATGGCAGTGGCTGCCTCGTCTGTGCGCCCCTTTGCGGCCAGCCAGTACGGCGACTCGGGCACCACGCGCCAGATCACCAGCGCCCATAGGGAGACGACCGTGCTGAGGCCCATCACCCAGCGCCATCCGAGCGGGCCGAGGGCGCTGGTCACGCCGATCGCCACCAGCACGCCCACGGGCCACCCCGCCGAGAGGTAGACCGTGGCGCGCCCGCGCACGGGGACGGGCACGAGCTCTTCGAAGTAGGGGAAGGTGACGACGAGGGCGCCGGCCAATACCAGGCCCGCGGCGAAGCGCGCCGCCCAAAGCATCTCGTAGGTCGGGGATAGCGCAGCCAGCACGGGGAACAGGCCGTAGAGGCCGATGCTCAGCATCAGCGAGCCCTTGCGCCCGAGGGCGCCGCCGATCTTCCCCCACAGGAGCGCGCCCGGGATCATGCCGAGAAACAACGCACTGATCAGCGAGCCCACCTGAGCGGTGGTTAGACCTAAGTCCTCGGCGATGGCGCCGCTCGAGAAGATGATGATCATCATCTCCCAGGACTCGATCACGAAGGCGACGAACACGGCGAGGCCCGCGATCCAGTGGCGGGAGGTGAGCGGCATGTCCGCGAACCAAGCTCCCACTTCGCGGGCGGTCGACCGGGGGGCACTCATCGTTGCTCAGGTCCTTGTGTCGTTGGGGGGGCGGTTAAGGACACCACGCGTACGCGGTGCACGGGGATGGGGGCGTCGAGTTCGGGCTGGGTCTCGGCGCGGGCGCTGAGCGCGAGGAGGGTGTCGTGCCCGTCGCTGATCTCGCCGAAGGCGGCGTAGCCCAGGCCGTCGTCTTGGCGGGTGCCGCCGAAGTCCAGCACCGGTTCATCGCGCATGCACACGAAGAAGCTGCGGTAGACCTCGCCCGGCGCGAAGCGCGACGCCGAGACGGACCAACGCCGGTGCGCCAGGCCGCTCAGCGCTGTGGATTCATGCGCGATGCGCTCGCGCGGGGCACCCAGGCCTTGCTGGTTGCCGAGTTGCACGACTTGGATATGCGGTGGCATCTCCAGGGCGTCGTTGGTTGGGGCGAGGATGCGGAACACGCGGCCGTCATCGAGGCTGCCGCGCTCACACAGGTCGATGAAGTAGCGGCAGGTCACGGGCGCACGGTCTGTGAACAGCCGTACGGTGAACTGCCCAAGGGCCGTACTAACCTCTAGCCCTTGCACCGGCCTTCATCGAGGGAGTGAGGGGCCGGTTCACGGCGTGTCCTTGCCCGAAGGGAACAGCACGGGTGTGCCCACCCAGATCAGGCGCGCCGTCGCATCGCTCGCGTTGTACACGTCGTGGTCGATCTGCGTGTTGTGATGGGCGCTGTCGCCCTGGCGCAGGGTGAACACCTCATCGCCGATGCGCTGCTCCACTTCTCCGTCGAGCACGTAAAAGAAGTCCTCGCCTTCGGGCCGATGGACCACGGGCAGGCGCGTGCCGGGCGGGATCTCCATGATCAACGCATTCATTTGCTGATTGCGGATCGACGTGTCCAGGCGCGTGTAGCGCACGGGCGAGTCGATATCGATGTACTGGGGATTGTCCGCACGGCGCACGAGGCTGGTGGGCGAGGGCGGTGTGATGAAGTAGTTGATGTCCGTCTCGAGGGCCGCGGCGATGTTGATCAAGGACACGATCGACGGTGTGGCCTTGCCGCGTTCGGCTTGGGAGATGAACGCCGCGGACAGCTCCGAGCGGGAGGCCAACTCCTGCAGCGTCAGGCCCAGGGCCTGGCGTCGCGCCTTGAGCAGACTGCCGATGGAACTCTTGATGGGGCTGGAAGACTTTGCCGGACCGGCCATGACCGCGAACTCACTTACTGCAACCGATTTGTGGGCGCTTATTCTAGGCCCACGCGAAGGGGTGTCAAAAAAATTCGTTTACTTAAGTTTTAAAGTATCGTACACATTGAAACCGCAAGATGCGACGCATTTTCGACAGCGGGGGCTGCCGTGCGTCGCAGCAAATTCTGAGTGGACGTTTGCCGAGGGGGTGGCTATGCGGCCGGGAATCACAGTGGGGACAGCAGCGGTGTTGGTGGGGGCGTTGGCCGGATCCTGGTCCGCCCAGGCGCAGTCGCCGGGCGCCTCGGATGACGGTAAGTCCGCCACCATCGACGAGGTGGTCGTCACCGCGCGCCGTCGCGACGAGACGGCCCTCGAAGCGCCGTTGGCCGTGACTGCCTTCACCGCCCAGATGGTGCGCGACGCGGGCATCCAACGCGTCGAGGACTTCGTGGCCCTCACGCCCAACGTCACCCTGGCCACGTCCCAGGGCATCGGCACCAGCTTCCTGAGCATCCGCGGCATCACCCAGGTGCGTAACGGCGAGCCGCCCGTGGCCACGATCGTCGATGGGGTGTTGCAGTTCACCGCCACCCAGTTCCGCCGTGAGCTCTTCGACATCGAGAGCATCGAAGTGGTGAAGGGCCCCCAGGGCGCCATCTACGGGCGCAACGCGACCGGTGGTGCGATCATCATCAACACCCGCCGACCGACCAACGAGTTCTATAGCTACGTGCAGGCCGGTGCCGGCAACGGCGATGAGTTCCAGATCCAGGGTTCCCTCGGCGGCCCCATCGTCGAGGACCAACTCTTCGGTCAGTTCTCCGCCAACTACATCGACCGCGACGGCTACCTCGACAACATCACCCGCGACGAAGCGGCGGATCGCTTCGAGGATCTCACCTTCCGCGGCCGCTTGATCTACGAGGCGAGCGAGAACTTCACCGCCGACTTCCGGGCGGCCTACTCGAGCCACCGGGGCCGCGGCATCGGCTTCCAGTTCCAGGGCGTCGACATCGCCGAGGATGGCATCACGGCCACCGGCTTCGGCACGGACACGGGCCCCATCGACGCCAATAACGTGCTCCCCGTGCGCGACAACAACGTCGACTTCGGCGAGCGCGACATGGCCGACTTCTCCCTGAAGCTCGACATCGAGACGGGCATCGGCACCCTCGTGAGCACCACCTCTTACACGGACATCGAAGAGTGGGGCGACTCGGATCAGTTCCCCTACACCAACGCGCGCAGCGCCCCGGAGCTGTTCGGCTTCGACGGCACGCAGACGGGCTTCTTCGACCTCTCGGCCTTCTCCCAGGAGATTCGCCTGTCCTCGTCCGCCGATCGCCGCGTGCGCTGGGAAGTGGGCGCCTACTACCTCGACTGGGATCGCTTCGTCTCCCTCTCCACGGGCGTGGACACGGGCGCGGGCATCATCCGCCTGGAGCGCGAGCCCACGGACGATCCGAGCAACCCCACCACGTCCTTCCTGGCCGACGACAACGACAACACGGCCTGGGCCGTCTTCGGCAACCTGGACATCTCCCTGAACGATGCGTGGGACCTGACGCTGGCCCTACGCTATGACGAGGAGGAGCGGGTGCAGAACGTCTCCCCGCTCCAGTTCCCCGCCGGCCTCCCGGGGGCGCGCAACGAGGCCACCTTCGACAAGCTGCAACCCAAGGTCACCCTGCGCTACCAGCCGGCGCCGAATCAGAACCTCTACCTGACCTGGGGCGAGGGCTTTCGCAGCGGCCAATTCAATCAGAACGGGATCGCGCAGGTGGCGGCGGATGCGGGCCTGGTGGGCGTGTCCGACGTCGCGGACGCCGAAGAGTCCTCGTCGGTGGAGCTCGGGTACAAGGGCCTCTTCGCCGACGATCGCCTGCGCGTGAACGCCGCGATCTTCTCCACCGACGTGGAGGGCCAGCAGTTCTTCTCCTTCATCGGCGCGATCAGCGCCCAGATCCTCACCAACATCGACGAGGTGTCCCTCTTTGGCGGTGAGATCGACTTCCTCTACCGGGCCAGCGATGGCCTCGATCTCTTCGCGGGCTTCGGCTTCACGGACTCGGAGATCGACGCCTACGAGGTGGACCCCACTGCGATCGGCAACGAGGCCCCCTACGTGGCTGACACCACCATGAACTTCGGCTTCCAGTTCGAGACGGCGGTCACGCCTGGTCTCGACTTCTTCCTGCGCGGCGTGTACGAACGTCGGGGGGAGCAGTTCTGGGATGTGGAGAACTCCACGTCCCGCGATGCGCTGAACCTGATCGACGCCCGCATAGGCATTCGGGCCAACGATGACCGCTGGGAGCTGATCGCCACTGGCTACAACCTCGGCGACGAGCTGTACAACGCCGAGTGGGTGGCCGGCGGCTTCTCGGCCCGCGCCCCGGGGCGGATCTACAACGTGCGCTATCGTCGCAACTTCCGCTAAGCCAACAGCAGCAGGGTAGGCCCTATGACCCACTATCGCGTGTCGGCGGATATCGGCGGCACCTTCACGGATATCGTGGTGGAGCCCTCGGATGGGCCGGTGTTCGTCGGCAAGGTGCCCACCACGCCGGAGAATCCCGCGGCCGGTGTCGTCGCCGGCGTGCGAGCGCTGGTGCCGAACCTCTCGGACATCTCCTTCTTCGTGCACGGCACCACCGTGGGCCTCAACGCCTTCCTCGAGCGGCGCGGCGAGCGCGTGCTGTTGATCACCACCGAGGGCCTGGGCGATTCCTACACGATCGCCCGCGGCAACCGCCACACCTTGTACGAGCTGCGCTACGAGAAGCCGCGCCAGCTCGTGCCGCGCAGCGATGTGCACGAGGTGCGCGGTCGCCTGGACGCCAGCGGGGAAGAGCTGGCGCCCCTGCAGCTGGAGGATCTCGACCCGATCATTGAGAAGGTGCGAGCGCAGGGTATCCGCGCCATCGCCTTGTGCTTCGTGCACGCCTACGCCTACCCGCAGCATGAGGTGGCCGCCGCCGAGTATCTGCGCGTCGCGCTGCCCGACGTCTCGATTTCTCTCTCCTACGAAGTGGCCCGCGAGTGGCGTGAGTACGAACGCACCTCATCGACCGTGATGAACGCCTACATCGCACCGGTGGTCCAGCGTTACCTCTCCAGCCTGGAAGCGCAGCTCAGCGAGGACGGCATGGAGGCGACCGTGCACATCATGCAGTCCAACGGCGGCGTCTCCACCGCCCGCCACGCGCAACGCAATCCGGTCTTTACCCTGCTCTCCGGGCCCGTCGGCGGCACGATCGGAGGCAAGGCCCTGGCGGCGGCCGGCGGCCGACGCAACCTCCTTTGCGTCGACATGGGGGGCACGTCCTTCGATCTCTCCCTGGTGATCGACGGTCAGGAGAACAGCACGCTCGAGACCGAGCTCGAAGGCCTGCCCTTGCTCATGTCCATCGTCGACATCGACACGATCGGCACGGGAGGCGGCTCCCTGGCCTGGCTAGAGAACGGCGCGATGCGCGTGGGCCCGCACAGTGCGGGGTCCGTGCCGGGTCCGGCGTGCTACGGGCGCGGCGGTGAAGAGCCCACTGTCACTGATGCGAACCTCCTATTGGGTC is a window from the Pseudomonadota bacterium genome containing:
- a CDS encoding peptidylprolyl isomerase, encoding MQGLEVSTALGQFTVRLFTDRAPVTCRYFIDLCERGSLDDGRVFRILAPTNDALEMPPHIQVVQLGNQQGLGAPRERIAHESTALSGLAHRRWSVSASRFAPGEVYRSFFVCMRDEPVLDFGGTRQDDGLGYAAFGEISDGHDTLLALSARAETQPELDAPIPVHRVRVVSLTAPPTTQGPEQR
- a CDS encoding VCBS repeat-containing protein is translated as MKYAISLLALLMLHGCGGGSTTLAPAPTPDPEPTPDPPPEVTDPVPSAFFTDGTTMLPDARNNDCFDARAFDAEGDGDLDLFIAAFSLSGARNRLFVNDGNASFTDPDTLPPNLGISEHVAVGDFDMDGDLDVVVANVNSNPGDMHEYYLNTGSGPNFELAPQGLPVAGLSAFVVARDFDTDNDLDLFFSNFGVSDLLLNDGMGTFNEAPAGNLPGNDPDITEDSGVGDVNGDGFDDIFLAYRGSASEGQALQNRLWLNNGLGVFTDVTATNLPAIVDSTFDIQLADLDGDGDLDALVANATIGDSNRPLADSLLINDGNGIFTDETAARWPQATLSNTYGVLTIDIDRDGDLDIVTAENLGATGLGTVRAFANDGAGVFTEQTETLIGTVAGNMVHLEAADFDGDGLLDVYFCATRNFGAAGSGRDFLFLGQ
- a CDS encoding TonB-dependent receptor, encoding MGTAAVLVGALAGSWSAQAQSPGASDDGKSATIDEVVVTARRRDETALEAPLAVTAFTAQMVRDAGIQRVEDFVALTPNVTLATSQGIGTSFLSIRGITQVRNGEPPVATIVDGVLQFTATQFRRELFDIESIEVVKGPQGAIYGRNATGGAIIINTRRPTNEFYSYVQAGAGNGDEFQIQGSLGGPIVEDQLFGQFSANYIDRDGYLDNITRDEAADRFEDLTFRGRLIYEASENFTADFRAAYSSHRGRGIGFQFQGVDIAEDGITATGFGTDTGPIDANNVLPVRDNNVDFGERDMADFSLKLDIETGIGTLVSTTSYTDIEEWGDSDQFPYTNARSAPELFGFDGTQTGFFDLSAFSQEIRLSSSADRRVRWEVGAYYLDWDRFVSLSTGVDTGAGIIRLEREPTDDPSNPTTSFLADDNDNTAWAVFGNLDISLNDAWDLTLALRYDEEERVQNVSPLQFPAGLPGARNEATFDKLQPKVTLRYQPAPNQNLYLTWGEGFRSGQFNQNGIAQVAADAGLVGVSDVADAEESSSVELGYKGLFADDRLRVNAAIFSTDVEGQQFFSFIGAISAQILTNIDEVSLFGGEIDFLYRASDGLDLFAGFGFTDSEIDAYEVDPTAIGNEAPYVADTTMNFGFQFETAVTPGLDFFLRGVYERRGEQFWDVENSTSRDALNLIDARIGIRANDDRWELIATGYNLGDELYNAEWVAGGFSARAPGRIYNVRYRRNFR
- a CDS encoding XRE family transcriptional regulator encodes the protein MAGPAKSSSPIKSSIGSLLKARRQALGLTLQELASRSELSAAFISQAERGKATPSIVSLINIAAALETDINYFITPPSPTSLVRRADNPQYIDIDSPVRYTRLDTSIRNQQMNALIMEIPPGTRLPVVHRPEGEDFFYVLDGEVEQRIGDEVFTLRQGDSAHHNTQIDHDVYNASDATARLIWVGTPVLFPSGKDTP
- a CDS encoding MFS transporter, which codes for MSAPRSTAREVGAWFADMPLTSRHWIAGLAVFVAFVIESWEMMIIIFSSGAIAEDLGLTTAQVGSLISALFLGMIPGALLWGKIGGALGRKGSLMLSIGLYGLFPVLAALSPTYEMLWAARFAAGLVLAGALVVTFPYFEELVPVPVRGRATVYLSAGWPVGVLVAIGVTSALGPLGWRWVMGLSTVVSLWALVIWRVVPESPYWLAAKGRTDEAATAIDRLQPGVTGTSVLAPGGDKPQAITFASIFEGPIIRITAIQSMINFCFAWGYWGLASWMPALLSERGLSTPQGLGFMALSAVFMFPGYVTASYLTGRFGRKKVMLVFVAGAAAAGFAFANAQSLTQLYLWNFLLSFFSLGGWGVWNTWLAELYDTRRRGAGTAWGVTTQRVANALAPVVIGAVLANTGFLQTVSFITVFLAATFAAAALLPETEGVVLD
- a CDS encoding nuclear transport factor 2 family protein produces the protein MRPIPLLALACLLLLAPILFGPSAEASTAYPPLPRSLDQEQRLQDNLDAARSAYEGDPSEINTIWLGRRLAYLNRYAEAIDVFTQGLAQYPESYRLLRHRGHRYISTRQFDLALADFEAAYALSPKGVTEIEPDGIPNRLNKPLSNTQFNILYHWGLAHYLRGDFERAAERYRECLDYSPNDDLQVATLDWLWMSLQRLGTEGARTEATGLLMLINADMQIIENDAYLKRLLLYKGQLTEDELLRTDAADASLALATQGYGVANWYFLNGRWGEARAMLARVVATGNWPAFGYIAAEADRARGVPDLAAASAVLDALHTAASEADWDRYFSLYHPAARFLGTDATEDWDIPTFRAYASATDGWTYTLRDRALYRPVEDVVMFHELLDNAKYGTSRGSGALVWAEGRLLITQYHLTFPIPNDLADAFTEEIRAYEAAPSPR
- a CDS encoding VOC family protein — encoded protein: MNAEIDIHGARVMLADEMPGAGSGSPSRLGATSVVLNLHVPDADAVFAKALAAGAEEVFPLADQFYGDRAGRIRDPFGHHWIIATRLREVPDEEMVAAFDALFAGS
- a CDS encoding P1 family peptidase — translated: MRLQAHPQRRNAHAWALGALAAAMLVAPVIHAEPVRARDLGIPFDGTPGPYNAITDVAGVEVGYITLIEGAGPLVIGEGPVRTGVTAILPRGRDAKQGVFAGYFNMNGNGEMTGTQWIEHYGTIWGPVLLTNTVSVGDVHAAAIQWMHERNPEGMTYLPVVAETWDGDLNDMLGRHIKQAHVYAALDGARNGPVAEGNVGGGTGMISHGFKAGTGTSSRKVGPYTVGVLVQANHGLPWRLTIAGVPVGQVLKPDTTNHFAAPDAKGSSILVVVATDAPLLPVQLARMAQRPALGIGRTGGVGEVGSGEIFVAFSTANDTPPQEGEVRTLYALSEYADYTIDYLYEGVIQATEEAIVNALIAAETMVGVDDVTVEAIDHDRLQDILRQHGRLASDPVAAPAGAPETPR